In Amycolatopsis methanolica 239, a single genomic region encodes these proteins:
- a CDS encoding prepilin peptidase: MNPFALAGWAAVGAGVGAGVATGTRLLLRTGGLGGRETIASAAVTAVLFAGLGRRFGWGIDLAGYSSFTAVAVALALIDFVEQRLPGVLTFAGIVVLGGTFTLEAVRTAGYNDLLRAAAAMVVLAAGYLVLALALGGLGSGDVKLAGLLGLALGWQSWSAVLAGTVLGWLLAGIARALLRATGSVSRDAAMPLGPYLVLGALLAILGD; encoded by the coding sequence ATGAATCCGTTCGCACTGGCGGGCTGGGCTGCCGTCGGTGCTGGTGTCGGCGCGGGGGTGGCGACAGGCACGCGGTTGCTGCTGCGGACGGGCGGGCTTGGCGGACGGGAGACGATCGCGTCCGCCGCTGTGACGGCGGTGCTGTTCGCCGGTCTGGGTCGGCGGTTCGGTTGGGGGATCGACCTGGCCGGCTACAGCTCGTTCACGGCGGTGGCAGTGGCCTTGGCGTTGATCGACTTTGTCGAACAACGGCTTCCCGGTGTGCTGACCTTTGCTGGCATCGTCGTGTTGGGGGGCACTTTCACCCTTGAGGCGGTCCGTACGGCCGGTTACAACGACCTGCTCCGAGCTGCGGCCGCGATGGTCGTTCTTGCCGCCGGCTACCTCGTGCTTGCTCTCGCGCTCGGTGGTCTCGGCTCGGGGGACGTCAAGCTCGCCGGGCTCCTTGGCCTCGCGCTGGGGTGGCAGAGCTGGAGCGCAGTCCTGGCCGGCACAGTGCTGGGCTGGCTGCTCGCGGGAATCGCACGTGCTCTGCTGCGGGCTACGGGGTCGGTGTCCCGTGATGCTGCAATGCCCCTGGGGCCCTACCTCGTGCTGGGTGCGCTGTTGGCAATACTTGGCGACTGA
- a CDS encoding ArsR/SmtB family transcription factor has translation MSKQLPIVDAECCSPLVREPLSEPQAADLAKVFKAVGDPVRLRLLSLIASHDGGEACVCDLTGAFELTGPTISHHLKVLRESGLITGERRGTWIYYRVQPETLARLSAVLTPAEGSVVTA, from the coding sequence ATGTCGAAACAGCTGCCGATCGTCGACGCCGAGTGCTGCTCGCCACTGGTACGAGAACCGCTGTCCGAGCCGCAGGCCGCGGACCTGGCGAAGGTGTTCAAGGCGGTCGGCGACCCGGTGCGGCTGCGGCTGCTGTCGCTGATCGCCTCCCACGACGGCGGCGAGGCGTGTGTCTGCGACCTGACGGGCGCGTTCGAGCTGACCGGGCCCACGATCTCCCACCACCTCAAGGTGCTGCGCGAGTCCGGCCTCATCACCGGCGAGCGCCGCGGCACCTGGATCTACTACCGCGTCCAGCCTGAGACCCTGGCCCGGCTGTCCGCCGTCCTCACCCCCGCCGAGGGCTCGGTGGTGACGGCGTGA
- a CDS encoding helix-turn-helix domain-containing protein — MLKLARQSAGATQDQFAEAAGVDVTTVQGWESGRRPLAAMQTRDFLRLRSTLTRLGAPASVGRHLHEAIEADVVLAAAVDAGPAWLDPAQHPLAANVHRRSLTNLITWPITGILPEQLRPLAVPARRRGPTASQPVLYPDERARFFDHLLTLADRASGPDQALLRRQAIYLLSFDQRPASVDWLRTEWTRASRQTIHTD; from the coding sequence GTGCTCAAGCTCGCCCGCCAATCCGCGGGCGCGACGCAAGATCAGTTCGCCGAGGCCGCGGGTGTCGACGTCACAACGGTGCAGGGGTGGGAATCCGGCCGCAGGCCGCTCGCCGCGATGCAGACCCGGGACTTCCTCCGGCTCCGGTCCACCCTGACCCGGCTCGGCGCGCCGGCGTCCGTGGGCCGGCATCTGCACGAGGCCATCGAAGCCGACGTCGTCCTCGCCGCGGCCGTCGACGCCGGTCCGGCCTGGCTGGACCCGGCGCAGCATCCCCTGGCCGCCAACGTGCATCGCCGGTCACTGACGAACTTGATCACGTGGCCGATCACCGGAATTCTGCCCGAGCAACTCCGCCCACTGGCAGTACCCGCTCGCCGACGGGGACCAACGGCGTCGCAACCCGTGCTCTATCCCGACGAGCGAGCACGCTTCTTCGACCACCTGCTCACCCTCGCCGACCGCGCCTCCGGCCCCGACCAAGCCCTGCTCCGCCGCCAAGCGATCTACCTGCTCAGCTTCGACCAGCGGCCCGCCAGCGTCGACTGGCTCCGCACCGAGTGGACACGCGCCAGCCGCCAGACCATCCACACCGACTGA
- a CDS encoding IS3 family transposase translates to MAAPSATPPEETAEDLVNRTFTSKGPNRLWLTDITEHPTKEGKLYCAAVMDAYSRRIIGWSIDNHMRTELVIDTLGMATLRRKPAPGNTILHSNHGSQFTSWAFGQRLRAAELLPSMGSVGDCYNNSMMESFWGTLQLEVLDTQTWETRDELAAAIFERIECWYNPQRRHSSLGMLSPVQFEAHTPERPSPQHDR, encoded by the coding sequence GTGGCTGCACCGTCCGCAACCCCGCCCGAGGAAACCGCCGAGGACCTGGTCAACCGCACGTTCACCAGCAAGGGCCCGAATCGGCTGTGGCTGACTGACATCACCGAACATCCCACGAAAGAAGGGAAATTGTACTGCGCTGCCGTTATGGACGCCTATTCACGACGCATCATCGGATGGTCCATCGACAACCACATGCGCACCGAGCTGGTGATCGACACACTCGGCATGGCCACGCTCCGCCGCAAACCCGCACCCGGCAACACTATCCTCCATTCTAACCACGGATCCCAATTCACCTCCTGGGCATTCGGGCAACGACTCCGCGCCGCCGAACTCCTGCCCTCCATGGGCAGCGTCGGCGATTGTTACAACAACTCCATGATGGAATCCTTCTGGGGCACACTCCAACTCGAAGTACTCGACACGCAAACGTGGGAAACACGCGACGAGCTTGCCGCCGCGATCTTCGAACGGATAGAATGCTGGTATAATCCGCAACGGCGGCACTCCAGCCTGGGAATGCTCAGCCCTGTCCAGTTCGAAGCCCACACCCCCGAGCGACCGTCACCACAACACGATCGCTGA
- the arsB gene encoding ACR3 family arsenite efflux transporter gives MTTTDTAPAGVVGKLSTLDRFLPIWIGAAMVLGLLAGRWIPGLETGLNAVAIDGISLPIALGLLVMMYPVLAKVRYDKLDSVTRDRKLLWPSLVLNWLIGPALMFALAWLLLPDLPEYRTGLIIVGLARCIAMVIIWNDLACGDREAAAVLVALNSVFQVIMFGALGWFYLEILPGWLGLDTTSLSVSGWQIAKSTLIFLGIPLVAGYLTRRLGERGKGRDWYETRFLPRIGPVALYGLLFTIVVLFALQGDQITSRPLDVARIALPLLVYFGLMWAGSYALGKALGLNYERTTTLAFTAAGNNFELAIAVAIATFGATSGQALAGVVGPLIEVPVLVALVYVSLALRRRFTPATRE, from the coding sequence GTGACCACCACCGACACGGCCCCCGCCGGCGTCGTCGGCAAGCTGTCCACGCTGGACCGCTTCCTGCCGATCTGGATCGGCGCGGCGATGGTCCTCGGATTGCTCGCCGGGCGCTGGATCCCCGGCCTGGAGACCGGCCTCAACGCCGTGGCCATCGACGGGATCTCGTTGCCGATCGCTCTTGGGTTGCTGGTGATGATGTACCCGGTGCTGGCCAAGGTCCGCTACGACAAGCTGGACTCAGTCACCCGCGACCGGAAGCTGCTGTGGCCCTCGCTCGTGCTCAACTGGCTCATCGGGCCGGCGCTGATGTTCGCCCTCGCGTGGCTGCTGCTGCCGGACCTGCCCGAGTACCGCACCGGCCTCATCATCGTCGGCCTGGCCCGCTGCATCGCCATGGTCATCATCTGGAACGACCTCGCCTGCGGCGACCGCGAAGCCGCCGCCGTGCTGGTCGCGCTCAACTCGGTCTTCCAGGTGATCATGTTCGGCGCGCTCGGCTGGTTCTACCTGGAGATCCTGCCCGGCTGGCTCGGCCTCGACACCACCAGCCTGTCAGTGTCCGGGTGGCAGATCGCGAAGTCCACGCTGATCTTCCTCGGCATCCCACTCGTCGCCGGCTACCTCACGCGCCGCCTCGGCGAGCGGGGCAAGGGCCGCGACTGGTACGAAACCCGGTTCCTGCCGCGCATCGGGCCGGTCGCCCTGTACGGACTGCTGTTCACCATCGTCGTGTTGTTCGCCCTGCAGGGCGACCAGATCACCAGCCGCCCGCTCGACGTCGCCCGCATCGCACTGCCGCTGCTGGTCTACTTCGGACTCATGTGGGCCGGCTCCTACGCCCTCGGCAAGGCGCTCGGCCTGAACTACGAACGCACCACCACGCTCGCCTTCACCGCGGCGGGCAACAACTTCGAGCTCGCCATCGCCGTCGCCATCGCGACCTTCGGCGCCACCAGCGGCCAGGCCCTCGCCGGGGTCGTCGGCCCCCTGATCGAGGTGCCGGTCCTGGTCGCGCTCGTCTACGTCTCGCTCGCCCTGCGCCGCCGATTCACCCCTGCCACCCGGGAGTAG
- a CDS encoding glycine-rich domain-containing protein, which translates to MTAVLSTPMTGQSLVEPALFERLVNRIVAEHDLARGLAERIMDQALAFLAACARNTGDPLAPSELVDIGWHTFVLHTHDYAAFCDRIAGRFLHHVPTADHDPAASGDPARETAARTVAAIEAAGFTLDSELWPQAAGCTGCHNGCHDDPPPARD; encoded by the coding sequence TTGACAGCAGTACTGAGCACCCCGATGACTGGCCAGTCCCTGGTCGAGCCCGCTTTGTTCGAGCGGTTGGTGAACCGGATCGTCGCCGAGCACGACCTCGCGCGCGGCCTTGCCGAACGCATCATGGACCAGGCGCTGGCCTTCCTGGCCGCGTGCGCCCGCAACACCGGTGACCCGCTCGCGCCCAGCGAACTGGTGGACATCGGCTGGCACACCTTCGTCCTGCACACCCACGACTACGCGGCCTTCTGCGACCGGATCGCCGGACGATTCCTGCACCACGTGCCCACCGCGGACCACGACCCGGCCGCCAGCGGCGACCCCGCCCGGGAGACGGCGGCACGGACGGTGGCGGCGATCGAGGCCGCGGGCTTCACGCTCGACTCCGAGCTGTGGCCGCAGGCGGCCGGGTGCACCGGTTGCCACAATGGCTGCCACGACGACCCGCCGCCCGCCCGCGACTGA
- a CDS encoding arsenate reductase ArsC, translating to MDHIEGEPCQDVEDCRLTDRHVQTLLNREADEIARHFTGTFSPETVRDCVEDSYTHLAATARIRTHLPVLAARFARQRLEATAKNQGATVSDKPEVLFVCVHNAGRSQMAAALLDHHAAGRVTVRSAGSAPADTINPAVVEAMHELGLDLTKEFPKPLTTEAVQAADVVITMGCGDACPIFPGKRYLDGQLDDPAGKGIDAVRPIRDEIDRRVRALLDELVPARA from the coding sequence ATGGACCACATCGAAGGCGAACCCTGCCAGGACGTCGAAGACTGCCGCCTCACCGACCGCCACGTGCAGACCCTGCTCAACCGCGAAGCCGACGAGATCGCCCGGCACTTCACCGGCACCTTCTCGCCAGAAACCGTCCGCGACTGTGTCGAGGACTCCTACACCCACCTCGCCGCCACCGCTCGCATCCGCACCCACCTGCCCGTCCTGGCCGCCCGCTTCGCCCGGCAGCGACTGGAAGCCACCGCCAAGAACCAAGGAGCCACCGTGTCCGACAAGCCCGAAGTCCTCTTCGTCTGCGTCCACAACGCCGGCCGCTCCCAGATGGCCGCCGCCCTGCTCGACCACCACGCCGCCGGACGCGTCACCGTCCGCTCCGCCGGCTCCGCCCCCGCCGACACCATCAACCCCGCCGTCGTCGAAGCCATGCACGAACTCGGCCTCGACCTGACCAAGGAATTCCCCAAACCGCTAACCACCGAGGCCGTCCAAGCCGCCGACGTCGTCATCACCATGGGCTGCGGCGACGCCTGCCCCATCTTCCCCGGCAAGCGCTACCTCGACGGGCAACTCGACGACCCCGCCGGCAAGGGAATCGACGCGGTACGCCCCATCCGCGACGAAATCGACCGCCGCGTGCGTGCGCTGCTCGACGAACTCGTGCCCGCACGAGCGTGA
- a CDS encoding transposase, producing the protein MPAPHPPEFRRRAVGLARQGSKPVSGLATELGISESCLRNWMAQAETDENGSASRLTSAEKKELAELRKKTRQLEMENEILKRAAAYFARENILPK; encoded by the coding sequence GTGCCTGCACCACACCCGCCTGAGTTTCGTCGTCGTGCCGTCGGGTTGGCCCGTCAGGGCTCCAAACCGGTCTCTGGGCTGGCCACAGAGTTGGGCATCAGCGAGTCATGCTTGCGCAACTGGATGGCCCAGGCCGAGACCGACGAGAACGGCTCAGCGAGCCGGTTGACGAGCGCGGAGAAGAAAGAACTTGCCGAGCTGCGGAAGAAAACCCGCCAGCTTGAGATGGAGAATGAGATTCTCAAACGCGCGGCTGCCTACTTCGCACGGGAGAACATCCTCCCAAAGTAA
- the arsM gene encoding arsenite methyltransferase, translated as MGEQAQDVREQVRERYAAAAVRASTRAAASCCGGGCSGEVPDLTGGWYDEVERSSLPEEAVLASLGCGNPLAVAELREGETVLDLGSGGGIDVLLSARRVGPAGKVYGLDMTEEMLALAQANADKAGATNVDFLKGHIEAIPLPADRVDVIISNCVINLSVDKPAVFAEMFRVLKPGGRLGISDVVAEDQLTAAERAERGEYTACIAGALLFAEYRAGLAEAGFTGIEITPTHEAAENMHSAIVRATKPHEAVASRALPLVTNSTSGECCG; from the coding sequence ATGGGCGAGCAGGCGCAGGACGTGCGGGAACAGGTGCGGGAGCGCTATGCGGCGGCCGCGGTGCGAGCGAGCACGCGAGCGGCGGCGTCGTGCTGCGGCGGCGGATGTTCCGGCGAGGTGCCCGACCTGACGGGCGGCTGGTACGACGAGGTGGAGCGGTCGTCTCTGCCGGAGGAGGCGGTGCTGGCCAGTCTCGGCTGTGGCAATCCACTGGCCGTGGCTGAGCTGCGCGAGGGTGAGACGGTGCTCGATCTGGGCTCCGGCGGCGGCATCGACGTGCTGCTGTCGGCGCGGCGGGTCGGCCCGGCGGGCAAGGTGTACGGGCTGGACATGACCGAGGAGATGCTCGCGCTCGCGCAGGCCAACGCCGACAAGGCCGGGGCGACCAACGTCGACTTCCTCAAGGGCCACATTGAGGCGATCCCGCTCCCGGCGGACCGGGTTGATGTGATCATCTCCAACTGCGTGATCAATCTGTCGGTCGACAAGCCCGCGGTGTTCGCCGAGATGTTCCGCGTGCTCAAGCCCGGCGGGCGGCTCGGCATCTCCGACGTCGTCGCAGAGGACCAGCTGACCGCCGCCGAGCGGGCCGAGCGCGGCGAATACACCGCCTGCATCGCCGGGGCGCTGTTGTTCGCGGAGTACCGGGCGGGGCTGGCCGAGGCCGGATTCACCGGGATCGAGATCACGCCGACACACGAGGCCGCCGAGAACATGCACTCCGCGATCGTCCGCGCGACCAAGCCCCACGAGGCGGTCGCGAGCCGGGCGCTGCCGCTGGTCACCAATTCCACTTCGGGTGAGTGCTGCGGCTGA
- a CDS encoding phosphotransferase family protein — protein MPRSTWDELPATVRAAIERKAGLVARAEVPSAGRNSDFSATLHLRSGGVVFCKGIADAEGKRGAMHRHEADINPWLPSAIAPRLRWRIEADGWLLLGFDRVTGAHADLTPGSPDLPVVADAMAALGQDLAGCPGTAPRLADQWARLAPWRRLAKDPPPGLDPVRASQLVQWEARAIEAADGHDLVHTDLHSLNILVSGRRATLIDWAWSRTGSAAVDVAFLTARLIAAGHTPPAAEEWAEALPAWQRTPRAVRTALAVEIWGIWEYQAAQQHRDLWRTLVPAARTWATHHLDDNTAFEHKFDDVLASGHERGGPDR, from the coding sequence ATGCCTCGCAGCACCTGGGACGAGCTCCCCGCCACCGTGCGAGCCGCGATCGAACGCAAGGCCGGGCTCGTCGCGCGTGCCGAGGTCCCCTCGGCGGGACGCAACTCGGATTTCTCGGCCACGTTGCACCTGCGCTCCGGCGGAGTCGTGTTCTGCAAGGGCATCGCCGATGCCGAGGGCAAACGCGGTGCGATGCACCGCCACGAGGCGGACATCAACCCGTGGTTGCCCTCGGCCATCGCGCCGCGACTGCGCTGGCGCATCGAGGCCGACGGCTGGCTGCTACTCGGCTTCGACCGCGTCACCGGCGCCCACGCCGACCTCACACCCGGCTCACCCGACCTGCCCGTCGTCGCCGACGCGATGGCAGCGCTGGGTCAAGACCTCGCCGGCTGCCCAGGAACCGCTCCACGACTGGCCGACCAGTGGGCACGGCTCGCACCGTGGCGGCGGCTCGCCAAGGATCCGCCACCCGGCCTCGATCCCGTGAGAGCCTCGCAGCTCGTCCAGTGGGAGGCGCGGGCGATCGAGGCCGCCGATGGACACGACCTGGTGCACACCGACCTGCACTCGCTCAACATTCTGGTCTCCGGGCGCCGAGCCACTCTTATCGACTGGGCTTGGTCGCGCACCGGATCAGCGGCGGTCGACGTGGCGTTCCTGACCGCCCGGCTGATCGCCGCCGGCCACACCCCGCCTGCCGCCGAAGAGTGGGCCGAGGCGCTTCCGGCGTGGCAACGGACTCCACGGGCCGTCCGGACCGCGCTGGCGGTCGAGATCTGGGGAATCTGGGAGTACCAGGCCGCGCAGCAGCACCGCGACCTGTGGCGCACCCTCGTCCCGGCCGCCCGCACCTGGGCCACGCACCACCTGGACGACAACACAGCCTTCGAACACAAGTTCGATGACGTGTTAGCCTCGGGACATGAGCGTGGAGGGCCTGACCGGTGA
- a CDS encoding GntR family transcriptional regulator, translating into MTEERRTPQYLYRTVFEQFKARIESGELPANTPFPAERRLAAELGVALGTLRHATQLLRDEGLVVTVPSKGTFVREVRASPRSADQTSAAISGDETSR; encoded by the coding sequence ATGACGGAAGAACGACGAACTCCGCAATATCTCTACCGGACAGTTTTCGAGCAGTTCAAGGCTCGAATCGAATCCGGCGAACTCCCTGCGAACACACCCTTCCCGGCCGAACGGCGCCTGGCGGCGGAACTCGGCGTCGCGCTAGGCACACTCCGCCACGCCACTCAGCTCCTGCGGGACGAGGGTCTCGTGGTCACGGTGCCGTCGAAGGGGACCTTCGTGCGCGAGGTCCGCGCCAGCCCGCGCTCGGCTGATCAGACGTCCGCGGCAATCTCCGGAGACGAAACCAGCCGATGA
- a CDS encoding HD domain-containing protein produces the protein MSDPSAIASFGYELGILKRIRRSGWWHAGVRDPESVAEHSLRVAQLAGLLAAEEGADPARAAYLALWHDTQETRTGDLPHTVKPYLTKPDPQQITADQTARLPDAARTSVRDAVDEYETAETLESRCARDADKLEMLLQAVEYREVGVQRVQGWIDSALKGLSTATAQRVAEAATSLSPLAWRDR, from the coding sequence GTGTCCGACCCAAGCGCCATCGCCAGCTTCGGCTACGAGCTCGGCATCCTCAAACGCATCCGGCGCTCGGGCTGGTGGCACGCCGGCGTCCGCGACCCCGAATCCGTGGCCGAGCACTCCCTGCGCGTCGCCCAGCTCGCCGGACTGCTGGCCGCCGAAGAAGGCGCCGACCCCGCCCGCGCCGCCTACCTCGCCCTCTGGCACGACACCCAGGAAACCCGCACCGGCGACCTCCCCCACACCGTCAAGCCCTACCTCACCAAACCCGACCCGCAGCAGATCACCGCCGACCAAACCGCCAGGCTGCCCGACGCCGCCCGCACCTCCGTCCGGGACGCCGTCGACGAGTACGAGACGGCCGAAACCCTGGAATCTCGGTGCGCCCGCGACGCCGACAAGCTGGAGATGCTCCTCCAAGCGGTCGAGTACCGCGAGGTCGGCGTTCAGCGCGTCCAGGGCTGGATCGACAGCGCGCTTAAGGGCCTGTCCACTGCAACCGCCCAACGGGTCGCCGAGGCAGCGACTTCGCTGTCGCCGCTCGCGTGGCGTGACCGGTAA
- a CDS encoding family 1 glycosylhydrolase — protein sequence MRPASPSTTSSSTNCSLAASSPSSPCTTSTSGTQALEDRGGWNSRDTVEAFVRYAGILFREYGGKVNYWLTINEQNMMVLHGAALGMPGRGTLSEAYQRNHHMLVAQARDGAVPRAPAALEDLLTVAPPERQPALQRQLDVLVAPGEKSPQSRRPWRRGHRPKRNAGKHHRPMTSHQRH from the coding sequence GTGCGGCCGGCATCACCTTCTACCACCAGCTCATCGACGAACTGCTCGCTCGCGGCATCGAGCCCATCGTCACCCTGTACCACTTCGACCTCCGGCACGCAGGCCCTGGAGGACCGTGGCGGGTGGAACTCCCGGGACACGGTCGAAGCGTTCGTCCGCTACGCCGGAATTCTCTTCCGGGAGTACGGCGGCAAGGTGAACTACTGGCTCACCATCAACGAGCAGAACATGATGGTCCTGCACGGAGCCGCCCTCGGCATGCCCGGACGCGGCACCCTCTCGGAGGCCTACCAGCGCAACCACCACATGCTGGTCGCGCAAGCGCGCGATGGTGCTGTGCCACGAGCGCCTGCCGCACTGGAGGACCTCCTGACGGTCGCCCCACCCGAGCGGCAGCCAGCGCTCCAAAGGCAGCTGGACGTGCTCGTCGCGCCTGGTGAGAAGTCTCCTCAGTCACGCCGACCGTGGCGTCGGGGACACCGGCCGAAACGAAATGCGGGAAAACATCATCGCCCGATGACGTCCCACCAACGCCACTGA
- a CDS encoding helix-turn-helix domain-containing protein: MPRHPDTAKQLDGRPLARLLRSHWLARSPRPTTRDVGRQLGVSHTTVSRWLDGTLVPTAEQTEALAGALGITGKARADLLQVATWVTPKRATPNRGTHGLFGISHQTADAMELEKQATSITEWSPLRIPDLLQCEDYARQVPSNMSDLPSKSERQAAVIEDRRTKYEVFLGRPALTWRVGGVTVMAKQVGQLIEVLDQRLAAVRLVLEGSDWHDGQIGPFALYDRGDGESSVVVQHLGAVTLLTDREIVGRYRQLGATLEQIALTPEETRRHLEDILRDLRTTSP; encoded by the coding sequence ATGCCGAGGCACCCCGATACGGCGAAACAGCTCGACGGCCGGCCGCTCGCGCGTCTTCTGCGCTCGCACTGGCTAGCTCGCTCGCCTCGGCCCACCACGCGAGACGTTGGTCGCCAGCTCGGTGTCTCGCATACCACCGTGAGCCGGTGGCTCGACGGCACACTTGTCCCGACCGCTGAGCAGACGGAAGCACTCGCCGGCGCCCTGGGAATCACGGGAAAGGCACGCGCAGACCTGCTCCAGGTCGCGACGTGGGTCACTCCGAAACGGGCAACTCCGAACCGTGGCACTCACGGCCTTTTCGGCATTTCGCATCAAACTGCCGACGCGATGGAGCTCGAAAAGCAAGCCACCTCGATCACGGAATGGTCACCTCTGCGCATCCCCGACCTTTTGCAGTGTGAGGATTACGCCCGTCAGGTTCCATCGAATATGAGCGACTTGCCCTCCAAATCCGAACGCCAGGCTGCAGTGATCGAGGACAGGCGAACCAAGTATGAAGTTTTCCTCGGCCGACCCGCACTCACCTGGCGAGTCGGCGGAGTGACCGTCATGGCGAAGCAGGTTGGGCAGTTGATAGAAGTACTCGACCAGCGATTGGCCGCGGTGCGTCTCGTGCTCGAGGGTTCGGACTGGCATGACGGCCAGATTGGCCCTTTTGCGCTCTACGACCGTGGCGATGGCGAGAGCTCCGTCGTCGTCCAGCACCTCGGGGCGGTCACCCTCCTGACCGATCGCGAAATTGTCGGACGCTACCGACAGCTTGGTGCCACGCTCGAGCAAATAGCCTTGACACCGGAGGAAACCCGCCGGCACCTCGAAGATATTCTCCGGGATTTGAGAACCACATCGCCTTGA
- a CDS encoding Lrp/AsnC family transcriptional regulator, which yields MLDETDRRILARLAVNGRETWANLARALGLSESKVARRAQRLFDSGCARVVAVPDPLRCGFGTPVLVHLKCVPGHARAVAECLAARPDTRLVVLLAGNFDVLAELISTDRDHLMRVIHEDFRELQGALEVSVESVLRTFKVGFDWARELLGHDAVTPRSAPPAAHRGACPELSAVDLDLIAALSTDGRLSYATLAQRLGITESLATRRLRHLVGCGYLTFSPLIDPALLGYEIEAFLRMRVDLRKIGAIARRLCRETSVRYVSATTGASDLVCEAVLRDHAALYEFVTGTIAGLEGVRSVETTVELGSVKRAYRPRPVRTHADDAPRKGEE from the coding sequence ATGCTCGACGAAACCGATCGGCGAATTCTCGCCAGGCTCGCGGTCAACGGCCGGGAAACCTGGGCGAACCTGGCCCGCGCGCTGGGACTGTCCGAAAGCAAGGTCGCGCGCCGGGCACAGCGGTTGTTCGATTCGGGCTGCGCCCGGGTGGTCGCCGTTCCCGATCCGCTGCGCTGCGGTTTCGGCACCCCGGTGCTGGTTCACCTCAAGTGTGTGCCCGGGCATGCCCGGGCGGTCGCCGAATGCCTGGCCGCGCGTCCCGACACCCGGCTGGTCGTCCTGCTCGCCGGCAACTTCGACGTGCTCGCCGAACTGATCAGCACCGACCGGGATCACCTGATGCGGGTGATCCACGAGGATTTCCGGGAGCTGCAGGGCGCGCTCGAGGTCAGTGTCGAATCGGTACTGCGCACCTTCAAGGTCGGCTTCGACTGGGCGCGCGAACTCCTCGGCCACGACGCGGTCACCCCGCGGTCCGCGCCGCCCGCGGCCCACCGCGGGGCCTGCCCGGAACTGTCCGCCGTGGACCTCGACCTCATCGCCGCGCTGTCCACCGACGGCAGGCTTTCCTACGCCACGCTCGCGCAGCGCCTCGGCATCACCGAGTCCCTCGCCACCCGGCGGCTGCGGCACCTCGTCGGCTGCGGCTACCTCACCTTCAGCCCGCTGATCGATCCGGCGTTGCTGGGCTACGAGATCGAGGCGTTCCTCCGGATGCGCGTGGACCTGCGCAAGATCGGCGCGATCGCCCGCAGGCTCTGCCGCGAGACCTCCGTGCGCTACGTCTCGGCGACCACCGGCGCCTCCGATCTGGTCTGCGAAGCCGTCCTCCGCGACCACGCGGCGCTATACGAGTTCGTCACCGGCACCATCGCCGGTCTCGAGGGCGTCCGGAGCGTGGAAACCACCGTCGAACTCGGCTCGGTCAAGCGTGCCTACCGGCCGAGGCCCGTCCGCACGCACGCGGACGACGCACCACGAAAAGGAGAAGAATGA
- a CDS encoding IS3 family transposase, with amino-acid sequence MSRSGYYDWRDRPPSSREQDNTLLLKHIEAIHAESRGTYGWPRVHAELVLGMGVGVNHKRVARLMREADIQGLYRRRRRGCTVRNPARGNRRGPGQPHVHQQGPESAVAD; translated from the coding sequence GTGTCACGGTCGGGCTATTACGACTGGCGTGACCGGCCGCCCTCATCTCGAGAGCAGGACAACACGTTGCTGCTCAAGCACATCGAGGCCATTCACGCCGAATCTCGCGGCACTTATGGTTGGCCGCGAGTGCATGCCGAACTTGTCCTCGGGATGGGCGTCGGCGTCAACCATAAACGGGTGGCCCGGCTCATGCGCGAGGCCGACATCCAGGGTCTCTACCGACGTCGCCGCCGTGGCTGCACCGTCCGCAACCCCGCCCGAGGAAACCGCCGAGGACCTGGTCAACCGCACGTTCACCAGCAAGGGCCCGAATCGGCTGTGGCTGACTGA